The Sulfolobus sp. A20 genomic interval TGATTAGGATTAAGAGTACCTACTTGTCTAAATCCGTGAAGCACCACAGGCTGTTGATAGCTAATTACAGATGAACTTGAAACAAGAAAAACTGGCGTTATAGATATTAACATTATAGTCATTAAAATAAGTCCCTTATTCATATGTAATCCATATTGTTCAATCTTTTAAGCTTTTCTTTGTATATTAATACTTTTTCCTATTAGCAAAATAATGAGGAATTCATAACACCGCTGTAATTAAGTTGAATGAAATATTAGATATGACTCATGTATTCTGATTCTTTATAATATATATAGAAAATATAATAGCATGATAGACATGATGCAGTATAACAAAAAACATAGTTAAGGAGTACGAACCAGCGTAAAAATAATTCTGAAACTTTTCCTAACCTAAAAGCTTAAGTCAAAATAACTTAGCGGAAATCTGAAAGTTTCGTCGCATATAAAGACGAATGAATCCTCACACGTATTCTTAAAATTGACTTACTGATCTCTTCCCCCCGCCTTAAAAGGCGAGGTTTGTCGCTCTTTCTATCACTGCTTAATTATGAATTATAGTAAAATCTATTATTTAAATACATGACTTAACTTTTCTATCTTCCACTATTTTTTATATATTTGTATTATTATAAAATAAAACTATTATTATTATAATATTTATAGATATATTTTATTCTTTTTCATATTAAGATAGTCTTATATTATAATATTTTTGTAATTATGATAAATATTAATATTAATATTTTTAATGTACAACAATAAAATTAGTATTGTAAAAATATAAGGAAGAAAAGTTAACTCAATTGGGCTATCCCAAATTTAGTCTGTTTTAGGCGTATTATCATTTAACGTATTACTTAACACTAAGTAAGATACATGTAATCGTAATAATGAAAGAAAAAAATTACTGTACTTTTCTAGTCTGTTTAGGACTCATTATAATTACTGATAATATGCCTATAACACCTATAATACCACAAATTACAGTATAAATTTCTGACAATTGCAAACTTATCGTATAGAGAATAGCGAATACTACGCTTCCTAAAGCTCCACCTAAGGCTTTGCCAGTATATAAGATTCCACTATTTACAGTAGAAAATCTAGTTCCAAATATTTCCCCAGCAACGTTAAAATACAACGTAATCATAGAACCTCCTGCAAAACCTATTAAAACTGTAGATACTGGAACTAAATCAACTAAAAGGAAAGCTGCACCAATGGTTATTAGTACGTTAAGGAGTAAAGTTGTCCTCACTATTCCCAGCCTATCTGCGATGTATCCAAAAAATGGTCTCAAACCTCCACTAAGTAGAGGTAAAATTGATATTAACGCTATTAGTTCCTGCTGAGGTAAATTCTTTCCTAAAATAGGCAACTCAGATGACATTGTGGTTAAAGGTACTACTGCTCCTACAAACGATACGTAAATTAGCCAGAACTTGGCAGTTAGAATAACTTGTTTTGGGGCTTGTCCTGCCAACTTTGGTGGATAATCAGATAACCAAAGGAGAATTGGTAACAATATTACTTCAGCTAAACCTATTATTAGTGTAACTAACTTGTAATCCGCAGCCATTGCTATAAACGGATTAGCTATTGCTGATCCTAAACCAAAACCCATAGATACTATACCAGTTGCAAAGCCCATCCTATCTCTGAACCACTTCATAGCTAAGTTAGCTGCTATGCCATATAGGATACCCTCGCCTATGCTTCCGATTGACCAGACTGCATAAAATACATAAATATTGGGAGATAAGTAAGTACCTAAGAAGCCTATTGCTGATAGAACTCCAGATAATATTCCTATCATTTTTGGACCATATTTGTCAGCGAAATGTCCACCTATTGGTTGAAAAGCCGAGGAAAATATACTAAATAAAGTGAAGCCTAAAGCTATTTGGACTAAACTTACATCAAAGCCAGATCTTAATAGAGGTTCTAATGCATTCCACGAGTACTGATATAAAGAATTAAAAGACATCACTATGAAACCTATTATAATATATTTGTTTCTATTCACGTCAACTCACCCATTAACGGAAAAATATTAGATTAAAGATTTTAAAGTTAAATGAAAAACCATTCTTTAGACGATAATAAGAGTAATTCAAAGACTTAGATCATAAAGATGCTACTTTTGTAAGTTTTCACCAAAATTTCTTTCAAGCAAAAATAAAAAGTGGCGAGTATGTTTTATTTTAGATTACTTTCTATTATAAAATGATCCTCATCTTTCAAGACTGAAATAAAGGAACATTTAAACCTCTCTATCTCATAAGGTAAGGGACTTGGAAAAATAATGACCATAGGGTCCTTAAGATTATCCCTAAAAATAGAGTCGATGAGGGGAACCCTATAAGGATGACATTCACAACATGGTAGAAAGTTACTGTCTTCTTAACACAAATCTATTTAGAAGGACGAAGATAATTGCATAAACTATTATTCCTAAACACCATAAGAGTGATGAAGGGTTTCCTATTAGAGCGTTATATAGGGCTTGAGAAACGTATGTAGTAGGCTCTAAAAAGGTTAGATATCTGAAGGGTAATGGAATGAAGTAGAGCGGGAAATAAACTGGGGCGAAGAAGGACAGAACGAAGCCTATAATTGTTGAGTACTGATTGACTGCATATAAGTTTCTTATCCCTAATCCAAGTGTCATTCCTAACATAGAACCCATAAATATCGACGCTAATAGGGAAACTATTAAGTATGGAATTGACAGTATTCTTACATGTAACAAGAACTCTCCTAAGATCAAGATTATGGGAACCATTATTAACGTGCCTAAACCATTACTTAAAGCTATACTTATAGCGTATAACTCTCTAGGTATTCCAGTGGCTATCATTAATGAAAACCTTCCTGCATTTCTCTCAAAAGCTAAAGATTGTGCTACTGACGTCAAAACACCTACTGATATATAGAACGTTATAGTACCAGCTACTATATAGGGAGTCAGCGATTTTATAGAGATGTTTCCAAACACTAACATGAAACCAATTGGAAAGAGTATTGAGAAGAAAAGAAACGCTGGTAAATAAGCCTTAACCATCTTAAATTGCATTACAATTAAGTTAAAGAACTCACTCAGCATTTTTGATCACCTGTAAATAAATCTCTTCTAAACTAGGCATCCTTACCTCAAACTTTCCATTCAATTTCAGTATAAGGCTCTTCAATTCTTCCTCCCCCCTTACCTTATAAGTCTTACCAGTAGAGTAATCTATTACCTCATACCACTCTGCAAACTTCTCCTTTATTTGGGAAGGGGTTCCCTCAGCTATTATTTTCCTACTGAGAAAATATATCTTATCAGCTAATCTTTCAGCCTCCTCTAAGTAATGAGTGGTCAATAACATACTTCTACCCTCCTTTTTCATTTTCAGCAAAATGTCCCAGACCTCTCTTCTAGCCTCTGGATCAAGGCCAGTAGTTGGCTCATCCAGAATTAAGAGCTTTGGATCATTTATTAGAGCCATAGCAATTAACGTCCTTCTCTTTAGCCCTCCAGATAAGTCTCTAGCCAAGGTATTCCTCTTATCTTTTAAATCTAGCTTATCTAACAATTCCTCACCCCTATTCTTAATGACTTCCTTATCCACCCCCTTTAACTTTCCCATATAATATATGTTATCCCAAACCGTTAAATCGCCATATGGCTCACACTCTTGAGGAACTACGCCTATGAGCTTCTTCACGTTTCTATCAGAAGGCTTCTTTCCCAATACCTTAATCTCACCTTTGCTGGGAGTTAACTCTCCATAAATTTGCTTAACTAGAGTAGTCTTTCCAGCACCATTAGGACCTAGTAACGATACTATTTCTCCCTCCTCGACTGACATTGATATATTTTCGTTAGCTATTAGTTTTCCGTAAAGCTTCCATACTCCTTTAATATCAATAACTTTCATTAGGTTATTATACACAATATATCTTTTAAAATTTTTGTAAATTTCGCTTAAGTAAATACTAGTTTATAAGAAGGAAGTCATTTTAAGTTAATTGGTAGATCTTTTGAATTTAATTTTATAAAAATTTTAAAATATTTGTGAATCAAGAAGGAAATGTTAAACGCTATAAGGTTCTACTAACAAAGGAAGGACAAGCCTTGCCCTTCAGGGCGGGGAGGAGGTCAGCTCTTCCTAAAG includes:
- a CDS encoding OFA family MFS transporter, which translates into the protein MNRNKYIIIGFIVMSFNSLYQYSWNALEPLLRSGFDVSLVQIALGFTLFSIFSSAFQPIGGHFADKYGPKMIGILSGVLSAIGFLGTYLSPNIYVFYAVWSIGSIGEGILYGIAANLAMKWFRDRMGFATGIVSMGFGLGSAIANPFIAMAADYKLVTLIIGLAEVILLPILLWLSDYPPKLAGQAPKQVILTAKFWLIYVSFVGAVVPLTTMSSELPILGKNLPQQELIALISILPLLSGGLRPFFGYIADRLGIVRTTLLLNVLITIGAAFLLVDLVPVSTVLIGFAGGSMITLYFNVAGEIFGTRFSTVNSGILYTGKALGGALGSVVFAILYTISLQLSEIYTVICGIIGVIGILSVIIMSPKQTRKVQ
- a CDS encoding ABC transporter permease; the protein is MLSEFFNLIVMQFKMVKAYLPAFLFFSILFPIGFMLVFGNISIKSLTPYIVAGTITFYISVGVLTSVAQSLAFERNAGRFSLMIATGIPRELYAISIALSNGLGTLIMVPIILILGEFLLHVRILSIPYLIVSLLASIFMGSMLGMTLGLGIRNLYAVNQYSTIIGFVLSFFAPVYFPLYFIPLPFRYLTFLEPTTYVSQALYNALIGNPSSLLWCLGIIVYAIIFVLLNRFVLRRQ
- a CDS encoding ABC transporter ATP-binding protein, producing the protein MKVIDIKGVWKLYGKLIANENISMSVEEGEIVSLLGPNGAGKTTLVKQIYGELTPSKGEIKVLGKKPSDRNVKKLIGVVPQECEPYGDLTVWDNIYYMGKLKGVDKEVIKNRGEELLDKLDLKDKRNTLARDLSGGLKRRTLIAMALINDPKLLILDEPTTGLDPEARREVWDILLKMKKEGRSMLLTTHYLEEAERLADKIYFLSRKIIAEGTPSQIKEKFAEWYEVIDYSTGKTYKVRGEEELKSLILKLNGKFEVRMPSLEEIYLQVIKNAE